The following are encoded together in the Candidatus Omnitrophota bacterium genome:
- a CDS encoding glycosyltransferase, with protein MKVLLCASSNKRFIENGGYVELALKKLGHCVQVFDFRDYLLPFGIRKRLPALHDWDTHRINRLLYEQAKSFKPDILFVVQGQTILPQTIIEIKKNLGLIAVNWFVDYPKELDHGLKVAKAYDHFFVNGTDALEKYLENGITHVKWLPLACEPDIHKPLVLDEKDKLRFNDDIVFIGSLYPERISLFGNLADLPLGIWTWDERHQKIGASSVLRRSIRGGPLPPCDWVKLYNSAKIALNSVGHFGEYGEKIGGDNIHMTNARTFEILACGTFQLVDRKKDILALFSDREDLVCYKDGDELRDLAKYYLTHPEERRKISENGYKKVLEKHTYVHRMKEIFSYLKI; from the coding sequence ATGAAGGTATTGTTATGCGCCTCTTCCAATAAACGGTTTATAGAAAATGGCGGATATGTCGAACTCGCTCTTAAAAAATTGGGCCATTGCGTGCAGGTCTTTGACTTCAGGGACTATCTTTTGCCTTTTGGGATCAGGAAGAGGCTCCCGGCTTTACACGACTGGGACACGCATAGGATCAATAGGCTTCTCTATGAACAAGCTAAGTCCTTCAAGCCGGATATCCTATTCGTTGTCCAGGGACAGACCATCCTGCCGCAGACGATCATAGAAATAAAGAAAAATTTAGGCTTGATCGCAGTTAATTGGTTTGTAGATTATCCTAAAGAATTAGATCACGGTTTAAAAGTTGCTAAGGCATACGATCATTTTTTTGTAAACGGGACGGATGCGTTGGAAAAATACCTGGAAAACGGAATTACGCATGTTAAGTGGCTTCCGCTCGCTTGCGAGCCCGATATCCATAAACCCCTGGTATTGGATGAAAAGGATAAGCTCAGGTTTAATGATGACATAGTATTTATCGGCTCTTTGTATCCGGAGAGGATAAGTCTCTTCGGGAACCTGGCAGATCTTCCGCTTGGTATCTGGACTTGGGATGAGCGCCACCAGAAAATCGGGGCATCATCCGTTTTAAGGAGGAGCATAAGGGGCGGCCCCTTGCCTCCCTGCGATTGGGTAAAATTATATAATAGCGCGAAGATCGCCTTGAATTCTGTCGGTCATTTCGGCGAATACGGAGAAAAAATCGGCGGGGATAATATTCATATGACAAACGCCCGGACATTCGAGATACTTGCCTGCGGGACATTCCAATTAGTGGACAGGAAAAAAGACATTCTGGCCTTATTTTCCGATAGGGAGGATTTGGTCTGTTATAAAGACGGCGATGAATTAAGGGACCTGGCCAAGTATTATTTAACCCACCCCGAAGAACGCAGGAAGATCTCGGAGAACGGCTATAAAAAAGTATTGGAAAAACATACTTATGTCCACAGGATGAAAGAAATTTTCTCGTATTTGAAAATATGA